A single genomic interval of Argopecten irradians isolate NY chromosome 8, Ai_NY, whole genome shotgun sequence harbors:
- the LOC138330219 gene encoding coiled-coil domain-containing protein 91-like codes for MDDDDFDDFGGFEAAEPVSQAPVPTASQGQEASPSPWALMTSGYSNVGAKPDLLCRESKFPEVLDPTVTKSQGSLSQDQNGAAGQLRVQGEASGSSAPFPAFEVQFPTGSSDSSDVNLDEVTLANNILDGQFLPSFPMSTQRSSSTVTSTQCNRPASVSTVSQQIFTDSQKGTPQDSLVESLHQSSTPGQNQTDSAIAERLGVKQSLPSHTEQTSLPQSNISRSRASNSFSSDQKSSPGMDFSVSRKLSSSSEPPVKQDSWQSDLFSSVQTKITTSGTRTVPSNVLSSMTASATKRQNEKTSPNEAVLEEMKQIRSESQAAVKTVVQEYKDLMQTTLQSERTAIEAQVRVLMKEQEEKFKSMLNEQRSQFEEKMAEERIKMTESKNAALKEKAEELKKEFDEFLKEEREKNQTNLQNALEEERLENSKKVMEALEEEREKNRKQHLEQRELFKKELQEEQQKHEDIVLKSLADQREKFQVMMKENREEERLRSEEALRVKIEQIESQKTLDNKVHKRHMASLDVFLEGARQQLSLLMDKTDKPDSSDVEMLNS; via the exons gCAGCTGAGCCTGTTTCTCAGGCGCCAGTACCCACGGCGAGTCAGGGTCAGGAAGCAAGTCCTTCGCCCTGGGCACTCATGACGTCAG GCTACAGTAATGTTGGGGCAAAACCAGACTTATTGTGCAGAGAGAGTAAGTTCCCAGAGGTGCTCGATCCCACAGTGACTAAAAGTCAAGGGTCATTGAGCCAGGACCAAAATGGAGCGGCTGGGCAGCTAAGAGTTCAAGGAGAGGCTAGTGGTAGCTCTGCCCCATTCCCAGCTTTTGAAGTGCAGTTTCCCACTGGTTCAAGTGATTCCTCA GATGTCAATTTAGATGAAGTGACATTGGCCAACAACATTTTAGATGGTCAGTTCCTCCCCTCCTTCCCAATGTCCACTCAACGGTCATCCAGCACAGTGACCAGCACTCAGTGTAATCGTCCAGCTTCAGTATCGACGGTCAGCCAACAAATTTTCACAGACAGTCAGAAAGGAACTCCACAGGATTCTTTAGTTGAAAGTTTGCACCAGAGTTCAACTCCAGGCCAAAATCAAACGGACTCGGCCATCGCTGAACGGTTAGGTGTAAAACAGAGCTTGCCGTCTCACACAGAGCAGACGTCACTTCCCCAGTCAAACATCAGCCGGTCAAGAGCGTCAAATTCATTTTCTTCTGACCAAAAGTCATCGCCAGGGATGGATTTTTCTGTGAGCAGGAAACTGTCTTCCTCCAGTGAACCTCCCGTTAAACAAGACTCTTGGCAGTCGGACCTGTTCAGTTCAGTTCAGACAAAAATTACTACATCTGGAACAAGAACTGTACCTTCTAATGTTCTGTCCAGTATGACTGCTTCTGCCACAAAAAGACAG AATGAAAAAACTTCTCCTAACGAGGCAGTCCTTGAGGAGATGAAACAGATTCGGTCAGAGAGTCAGGCCGCAGTCAAGACAGTGGTACAAGAATATAAG GACTTGATGCAGACAACTCTTCAAAGTGAACGCACAGCAATAGAGGCTCAGGTTCGTGTGTTGATGAAAGAACAGGAAGAGAAGTTCAAAAGCATGCTCAATGAACAG CGATCtcaatttgaagaaaaaatggCTGAGGAACGGATCAAAATGACAGAATCAAAGAATGCTGCACTGAAGGAGAAAGCAGAGGAACTCAAG AAAGAGTTTGATGAATTTTTGAAggaagaaagagagaaaaaccAGACCAACTTACAAAATGCTTTAGAG GAAGAACGATTGGAAAACAGCAAAAAAGTAATGGAAGCTTTAGAAGAGGAACGagaaaaaaacagaaaacagcACTTAGAACAAAGG GAATTGTTCAAAAAGGAACTGCAAGAAGAACAGCAAAAACATGAGGACATTGTTCTGAAATCATTAGCAGATCAACGGGAAAAGTTTCAG GTGATGATGAAGGAGAATCGGGAAGAGGAACGATTGAGGTCAGAAGAGGCACTTCGTGTAAAAATTGAACAGATAGAGTCTCAGAAAACA CTAGACAACAAAGTCCACAAGAGACATATGGCCAGTTTGGATGTTTTCCTGGAGGGTGCTCGCCAGCAACTCTCACTTCTCATGGACAAAACCGACAAGCCGGACTCATCAGACGTCGAGATGTTAAACAGTTGA